The following are encoded together in the Glycine soja cultivar W05 chromosome 5, ASM419377v2, whole genome shotgun sequence genome:
- the LOC114412920 gene encoding peptidyl-tRNA hydrolase, mitochondrial-like isoform X1 yields MLNRLNRRFFCTVAPRPWLFVGLGNPGEKFKGTRHNVGFEMIDAFAESQGIPMDTVHSKAISGKGFVGEVPVFLAKPQTYMNLSGESTGPLAAYYKLPLNQVLVFHDDMNLPCGVLRLHDKGGHGSHKGLKSVIYHFKGNREFPRLRIGIGSPPGQMDPKAFLLQKFNVTARQRIDEALQEGVDALKLLLSKGLAVSAKRFNKEQKYKHLRVQNLPV; encoded by the exons ATGCTTAATAGGTTAAACAGACGCTTCTTTTGCACCGTTGCTCCACGCCCTTGGCTTTTTGTGGGGCTGGGCAACCCTGGCGAGAAGTTCAAAGGAACCAGACACAAT GTTGGCTTTGAGATGATTGATGCATTTGCTGAGTCACAGGGGATTCCTATGGACACTGTCCATTCCAAAGCCATTTCTGGAAAAG GTTTTGTTGGTGAAGTTCCTGTTTTTCTTGCAAAGCCTCAAACTTACATGAATCTCAGTGGTGAATCA ACAGGACCACTGGCTGCTTATTATAAGCTACCTCTTAATCAGGTGCTTGTG ttcCATGATGACATGAACTTGCCTTGTGGGGTGCTTCGTCTTCATGACAAAGGGGGTCATGGAAGCCACAAAGG GCTGAAGAGTGTGATCTATCACTTCAAAGGAAATAGAGAATTTCCTAGGCTGAGAATTG GGATTGGGAGTCCTCCTGGGCAAATGGATCCTAAAGCATTTTTGCTTCAAAAGTTTAATGTAACAGCTAGGCAACGA ATTGATGAGGCTTTGCAAGAGGGGGTTGATGCCTTGAAGCTCCTTTTATCCAAAGGTTTGGCAGTGAGTgcaaaaagattcaacaaagaACAAAAGTATAAGCACCTAAGAGTGCAGAATTTACCAGTTTGA
- the LOC114412920 gene encoding peptidyl-tRNA hydrolase, mitochondrial-like isoform X2: MIDAFAESQGIPMDTVHSKAISGKGFVGEVPVFLAKPQTYMNLSGESTGPLAAYYKLPLNQVLVFHDDMNLPCGVLRLHDKGGHGSHKGLKSVIYHFKGNREFPRLRIGIGSPPGQMDPKAFLLQKFNVTARQRIDEALQEGVDALKLLLSKGLAVSAKRFNKEQKYKHLRVQNLPV; the protein is encoded by the exons ATGATTGATGCATTTGCTGAGTCACAGGGGATTCCTATGGACACTGTCCATTCCAAAGCCATTTCTGGAAAAG GTTTTGTTGGTGAAGTTCCTGTTTTTCTTGCAAAGCCTCAAACTTACATGAATCTCAGTGGTGAATCA ACAGGACCACTGGCTGCTTATTATAAGCTACCTCTTAATCAGGTGCTTGTG ttcCATGATGACATGAACTTGCCTTGTGGGGTGCTTCGTCTTCATGACAAAGGGGGTCATGGAAGCCACAAAGG GCTGAAGAGTGTGATCTATCACTTCAAAGGAAATAGAGAATTTCCTAGGCTGAGAATTG GGATTGGGAGTCCTCCTGGGCAAATGGATCCTAAAGCATTTTTGCTTCAAAAGTTTAATGTAACAGCTAGGCAACGA ATTGATGAGGCTTTGCAAGAGGGGGTTGATGCCTTGAAGCTCCTTTTATCCAAAGGTTTGGCAGTGAGTgcaaaaagattcaacaaagaACAAAAGTATAAGCACCTAAGAGTGCAGAATTTACCAGTTTGA